gcggcttTCCAACGGATCTTccgctatacggcttgttgttcttacagatgttcgctattctatctggttccattcagTTTACATGTTCGTAAACGTAAGTGCGTAAACTACATAAACGTGGTGCTTATAAATGTTAAATGTAAACTTACTTCGGTTTCTTTGCAGTCAActtagtccaaaaatattgtaCACAGTCCACACTCTTGAGAGAACATTTTGTGACTCAAAATCAACGAAAACGAAAGCTTTGAATTAATAGTTaagctaactttcggataatccgaaattttcggaatccgaacaggctgtcccccccattagttcggatttgcggggttatACTGTAATATAATAATTGATGGCCATTCAAGTATTATAATTGGCGTGATTTAAGGGAGGCCGCACACAAAAGAAACATGAAATGCGAAACAAATAGAAGTCCGCCCACCAATGAAACAAGTGTGATTCGTGCgcgtgaaacatttttatcttggGAGGCCGCACACCAAATACAATTttgtattttaacattttttcgtatctctgatgctaatcttgctattctgaagcaaatgacatttttttcaaactacaaaaattcgttattcgcttttaactccttttttttaactgatcattctaagccggtcaaacttctagaacctattaataatacataaataaagtagaccgaataaggtcaatgacgaattttaattagggtggtgattaggggttgcttgtgatcactttttcgctgaaaaaaaatagggactgccattctttttattataagtcacgtAATTTTTCAGCTAGatacttcttttttatttctggagatagatattttatgtactttaaattagtttgacaaagttgtcctcgaaaaatgcatagttttcccgtcttttgactttgaatctacaatatttagcatttgccgaagaagagccaacatataatagaatagaatagaatagaagtatgctttattgtcactgaaaatacaaattttatggacaaagcttaattaaagtcagaaaaaataaataaataatatctaacaataacaataacaaatacaattttctgaaatttgataaatcgtcaatataaaaaaaaatatacataaatacaaaatataagttaataaagtaaagaaaagaaaacaaaatcgatatatttgcaacaatttatagaaattgcaaagtgaatatacaacaaagtaaactatttatagacataggaactaataagtttaagctgctgcatgtgacacccaaatatagataagtttggtgacttatacattactgtaatttcttagttagtcattcagaaactcttctactgaataatatggtcttttagatagatgagcttttgtcattttacggaacttggggaaagatgttgcagatttgagttgtaaaggaagatggttgtatagtttttttgcggaatataatatagatttctttactaactcagaggacgggatcggtaaatagacatcaaaatttgaatttctggtggagtagtcatgacgaggccttgctggaaagacatgcatgtgtttacgaattaagcaaacagtttctaaaatatataaagatgtaagggttaaaatgccgtgatctttgaagtaacttctgcaatgtgttgttcttctgaggccaaacagataccttattgctcttttttgtaatttgaaaataacatctaactgggcagctgtactagaaccccaaaaaggaagaccatatcgaagatgagactcgaacaaagaaaaatatgttagtttagaagatgctaaattgagttctttcgaaacagatcttatagcatagcaggctgaggcgagtttcttacttaacacatcgatatgaagggaccatttgaggttgctgtctaaaaaaataccaagaaattttacagaatcaacggtagagatctggctgttattaacaagcaggggttgaagagcacttttataggataatgctactgtcttatccacgttaaaagagagtaaattagagtcagaccaggtttttatcgtaagcaaatcagaagttatagttgcatgaagagatgcaatagttgagttgctccaagtgatactggtatcatcagcaaaaagaaaaatttttccatcgatttttaagttagtgatgtcatttataaagataaggaacagtagaggacccaatactgaaccttgtggtactccacatacaatgtttttgagactatagtcagtatcatttgctctaactatttgtttcctattattcaagtaagattggaaccaattcaaagaaatacctcgaaataaactatagctcgattactattggtctaaaagaaaatttaaaaaacggttttgtttattttttcaaaaggtacatttgtgttaagtaaagttgttttgataaaacaaaaacttttggagttattagcagataacttattaaaaatattgattttttcgatattaaactaacactttcgatagcaaataaatcgaaaactatcaattttatcaaaaaatgtatggaacgttttttgcttaaaattaacgtttttaccaactttttcaattaaaatataataaaaaatttccacccccgaggtGGGGTGGCAACaactcccatggtaaaagcgcctttcggcatcatatagattttgatccttggactatccactacttattctcaaattttcaaaaaaatcgatccattctgtaaaaattgcgaggttttgtcctattttaagcttcattacttggactacaagaatttttttatcgaccAAGTTTAATATTGCATTGGTTTCTGTAGTGGAGCAGTACGAAGAGTTGTACAATAAGAACCTGGAGAGTTACTCCAAGAGGCAGTACCAAGAAAATGCCTCATCTGTTTTCTTTAAACTAGGACCCGCAATAGAATATAATGTAAATGTTTGTAAACTCATTCTATAAATGATTGAAATTTGGCGATATGATTATTTAATTCCTTTGCAACCAAACGTGTACTATGTTTATgatttatacagtgctagtcaaaagtccgtacccccctcgtatcttttgaacggttatacctataatagtgaaatttggagagaggaaataaacggacgtaagcttcttaactaggcatgacaggtgacgtaatagtgacagatgacgttacagagccactgtgatctataattttaaatgggaccttatggcaagtgatacctcgtttgaaaggtaaaCAAATTACTCATTCAgtcatattaattttttttgaataaattaaataaatataatattgtattttcgcatttaattaataaaaattcaattgtccgcctatggtttttttttcaaaaaagttgaCGTCTTTCAATTCTTTAGTAgattttacgtcaacgtcaacctttttgataactaatcatatgcggaattttaaatttttattaattaaatgcgaactacaattttatatttatttcattttttcattaaaattagcttaaacccaaacaaaattagtatgactgaataggtattttcaatacctttcaaacgaggtatcacttgtcataaggtcccatttaaaattatctgtcacagtggcgctgtaaagtcatccgTCATAATACGTCACCTCTCATGACTAtgtaagaagcttacgtccgtttattcgttccctccaaatttcactattataggtataaccgttcaaaagatatgaGGGGGGTacagacttttgactagcactttATAACTGTATGGATACATTAAATAATgtcattttctttttttgtttttggtcagTAATAAAAGAGTTTCCACTACAGCAAAAATCTCGTCATGATCACTTTTCTTTGTTGACtatacaaatttattttatttttgttactttGATTTTTATGATAATCTAAAATGGATtcgttttttacaatttatttgtttcatgtttcacgtttcatgtttaaCGCTTCATGTCCCTTTGATGTGCGGCCTCCCTCTTTGAAACGTGTTTCATGAAAGAGGTCGTCTTCTATTTTTCCgtttcagtttcattgttttggaTAATTAATTACGTGGTGTAATTAATTTCGTTTTTCACAATTtgtttgtttcatgtttcacgtttctttgatgtgcggcctgcctaagagctttttaaagttgtttgtttctgaaatattgtatttattccatagatttgcaccatactgtatatttctgttctaaatttgatttttaaatccAAAAATAAACCTTAAAAAAACACCTACCCAATTAGTCTTATCACTTGTTTTTGTTTCAGCAATCAAATATCATCCCTGGACGGCGAATGGTCCCACATGAAAAACACCGTTGCCACGCTGTTTCTCGGAGAAAACGACGTTACAGAAATACCCACCGACTCACTGGACCATACATCCGAAAATTTACACGGGCTCCGCCAGTTTAAATCGTTGATTTGGCTCAACCTGGACGGCAACAGAATACTTAAAATCCACACACATTCGCTGCCCCCCGCCCTACAAACTTTTAGTGTATCACATAATTTAATAGAAAGTTTCCCCATTGACTTAGTCGGAACTTTACCTCAATTGCAGTGGCTTTATTTGAGAGGAAATCACATCAAAATTTTACCGGAGCACACTTTTTTCAGGCGACTGTGGATGGAGAAGATAGATCTCGGtgaaaactttttaaaatccCTTCCGAAAACTCCTTTTAATAATACAATTTGTATTAGGGATCTAAACTTGGCCTCTAATGATTTTAGGACTCTTACAGCGGAAAGTTTCTCGGGCTTGGAAACCAGGAGGATAATACTTTCCTATAACttacttgaaaatttggatttgcGAGCTTTCAGCGGATTGGAGGACACACTGGAATACTTAGACTTTGATCATAATAATTTACAGCAAATACCAAAAGCAGTCAGTGAATTAAGAACATTGAAATACCTATATTTATCATCAAATTTACTAATTGACATCCCTGAGAACGCATTTGAAAACTTTTGTCCAACTCTCAAAGCTCTCAGTCTTAGTGGAAACAGATTGACCAAAGTTCCTTGGAAGTCTTTACAAAATTGCTCAAAAATTTCTCATTTTAACGTAGCTTTTAACGAAATCGATGACATAAGCGAGAACGATTTCAGCTGGGGCACTAGCATAAAGTCTCTCAATATGGGAAACAACCATTTAACAGGCTTACACGGAAACATTTTTAAGTATCTTGAGAACCTGAAAGAGCTCAGTCTCAGCTTCAATCCTCTTCGGTACATTGATAGAGAAGCTTTCAGCAACTTGAAACAATTAGAAAGTCTGGAATTGTCTTTTAGTTTAAATCCTGACATTGATATCGAAGGAATATTTGTGCCTTTAGAGAGGTTGCATTGGCTTTCTATAGACAACAACAACTTACATACAGTACCAGAAAATTTACTAACTTCATTACGCCAACTAAAATATATAAACTTGGAGTCAAATAAGCTTCATTTTATCCCAAAGGGTTTTTTTAAGAACAATGTTGAGTTGCAAGACATAAGGTTGTCGAATAATGAACTAAGAACTATTGAAACTGAGACGTTTTATCATTTATCAAACTTACAGAGTATTTCGTTAGCTagtaacaaaataaaacatatacaaAGAGAGAGTTTTGCTCATTTGCCTAATCTAAGTAAGATAATTTTGTCTGATAACTATCTAATTCATGTAAgccatgattcattttcaaatttgccagCTATCAGCAAAATAGATTTGCAGAATAATTTTCTGAAAGAAATATCGTTTAAATTCATCACAAACATCACATATCCCATCTCGGTTAATTTGACGAAAAACCGGATAACATTTTGTACATCCGATTCCCGCATTTTAAATATAGAGACGTTGGATATGAGCTTTAATAATTTGGAGAATATTCCAAAGTGCCTCGAGCATACAGCGTCgttaaaaaagttaatattacaGTCCAATGTCATAAATTCATTAGACCATAACGCTTTCATGCATTTAACTTCACTAGAACAACTGCACTTAAAGAGCAATAACATTTTGCTGGTTAGCAAAAAAGCGTTCTTCGGGCTACAAAATTTGCAAATATTGGATTTATCTAAAAACTTTATAAGCCAGTTGCATACCAATCAGTTCGTCAACATGCCGAAGTTGCGAATTTTAAATTTACGAGAGAACAGATTGAGCTATCTCCCGAGAGATATATTCAGCAACACCCTACTGGAAATGTTGGACTTGGGGCTCAATTCCTTCACCGTTGTTCCAACGACGAGTATATCAGATGTCGGCATGACCCTGAGGCATCTTTCCATGCGCTCTAATAACATAGAGCATATAGATATAACTACTTTCCCTGATATACCGTCGTTACAGTATCTTGATTTGAGTAATAACAAGCTGACGATTCTCCCTGACAATGTTTTTACTAGTTTGGGTCTCCTACAGTATCTCGATCTCAGCTTTAATCCCCTACGCTCGAATTTTAAGGAGTTGTTTCACTACGCGCAGAACTTGAAACGTTTGGATCTCTCTAATACTTGGATAATGCACACTCCTTATTTTCCACTGCCAAATTTAGTTTATTTAAACTTATCACATAATTTGATCGAAATTATCAACAAGAATTCCGTGCAGCAGTTGCTGAAACTAAAATCACTCGACATTAGTTTCAATAATCTGGAAGAAGTTCCTTCTCATCTGTGGAGTTATTTGCcaaacttaaaaatattaaatttatcaaACAATCCTATTAAGGAATTAGTAGTTGATAGCTTCGTGGGATTACAAAATTTACAAGAATTGACATTACTAaatttaaaacatataaaaaaatttgaaggaCACAGCATTTCTCAGCTGAGAGTTCTAAACAAATTAACTATAGAAAGTTGGCCAAGATTGGATCATTTCGCGGACCAGTTTTGTACTCTTCTTTCAAACTTCGATCAACTTAggatattaaaaatttatttttatgaaaataagcTGGACGATCAACTACTTTGTATTACGAATAGAAAGATAAGGGAGTTGGATATCTCTGGGAAAAATTTGAAGTTTGTCGACAAAGATGCTTTTGCTAGATTTGTTCGAAACCCAGATTTGCTTCTAAAAATTCACAACACTCTCATTGAGGATCTTCCTTCGGGACTTTTTGCCAATATGTATAAAATTTCGTATTTAAAGATAGACTTAAGATATAATATGTTGTCCCATTTGAGTCCAGATATTTTTTATGGTAATGTAAGTGGATGGAGAACGGTTGGAACAACTGTTGTGGCAGGtaagtttatttgaatttttacttgaaaataattaatcATCCATCAATGCTTTTTTCGTAATTTTTGGATTTATCAACACTCTGTGCCACATCTTATTTTTGGTTAACGTATATCAATTTTCCGTTCATtgtacagggtgagtggggaggaacgcgccaaactttaagactgtataatatacgtaataataattaataataactcatatgttgctattcgattttcatttgtttctgagatacggggtgttaaaatttttcttacaaactgacgatttatttattgctccaaaatcgcttgaggtgtgcaaatgaaatttggtgagttctaagatgtagttattgcgcatttttgaaatacaattaagaatttgatattcaccattggcgcgcgtacgggtaatagactgaaattttttaaagataaaaatggtacgccactgaaatatttcaaaataaaaatctttcttacattactcgttcaatttgtgacaaaaaaattTATCTTCCCTTTTTTTATACGATGCTtcattttcatgcaaaaaataaaaattttaatgcttacaaagttttcgacgaagtttctaTATGAATTTGTCTAGAAactttcgaatactttgtacgccttgggatattttttttgcacgaaAGCGAAGCGTCGTATGAACAAACGGGAAGATAgtttgtcagaaattgaacaaggaattcaaaaataattagaagatgaagttttcgaccctaatagcattattaataatatttaaaaaataataaaatattactaaaagatttttaaatcgaaaacttattggtccatttacttggtaacacctccaaggcttctaaaatttgcaagccaaatggatccTGAAGCGAAGAacaaaaaaacttacaattcacgaccccatctgttcagctggtaaattccaacagaaaatagacctagttactcgaaggagtaaagaccaatataaaaataaaataaaatttttatttctaattcatttgcaatgcgaaggcaaaacaatcttacttttcaattagaatacggagcgcagtccagtcccttgaatcgcgattttcggctcttattggagcctcatcggaaagaacgtaggcttgttctccatatctcaattgatccgcactgagaggttttcccacccattgcaactgaagtgaaaatattaggtgactagcgtcatctggcaattaaaagatgaagttttcgatcctaatagcattattaataatatttagaaaatattaaaatattactaaaagatttttaaatcgaaaacttattggtccatttccttggtaacacctccaaggcttctaaaatttgcaagccaaatggatgctgaagcgaagaagacaagaggctccaataagagccgaaaatcgtgattcaagggactggactgcgctccgtattctaattgaaaagtaagattgttttgccttcgcattgcaactgaattaaaaataaaatttttattttatttttatattggtctttactccttcgagtaactaggtccattttctgttggaatttaccagctgaacagacggggtcgtgaattgtaagattttttgaattccctcttgtcttcttcgcttcagcatccatttggcttgcaaattttagaagccttggaggtgttaccaaggaaatggaccaataagttttcgatttaaaaatcttttagtaatattttaatattttctaaatattattaataatgctattaggatcgaaaacttcatcttttaattgccagatgacgctagtcacctaatattttcacttcagttgcaatgggtcggaaaacctctcagtgcggatcaattgggatatggagaacaagcctacgttctttccgatgaggctccaataagagccgaaaatcgcgattcaagggacgggactgcgctccgtattctaattgaaaagtaagattgttttgccttcgcattgcaactgaattaaaaataaaatttttatttcattttcaaaaataatttttaggttgaaatatctcagtggcgtactatttttttttgtctttaaaaatttcagaaTGTTACCTGTACGCGggccaatggtgaacataaaattcttaattgtatgccaagaAATGCGaaataactatgtcttaaaacccaccaaattttatttgtacAGCTCAacgggttttagagcaataaataaatcgtaagttagtaagaaaaattttaacaccccgtatctcggaaacaaaggaaaatcgaataacaacatatgagatatttttaattattattacgtatattatacagtcttaaagtttggtgcgttcctccccactcaccctgtatataatttatACTATATTTATAGTGTTAGGGGTAGACGTctttatttatatacctacattttttgggaacataaacaaataaaacgtagaaACTGTTAAAGCTATATTTTGCTTCTCGTTATTGGTATGCTGTATTCGCTTTTTATTCTTTTTCTGCTTAGTTCAGACGAGAATCGTTAATCTCTGGCACTTGCTGGTAATGCCTTTATACCATACCCTCAATTAACTCTAATTTTCTGTTCCTCAACCTCAATAAAACCAAGAGTTTCCTTATTGGCAGTTTTTGGATCTCTTGGTTCAATTCTGAGTTGACCAGTGAGTTCCTTTCTCATAACGCCTAGCACATTGCAATGACACAGAATGTGTATGGCAGACTGTTCTTCCATTTTTCTGCACCGCACCTTACACAGTTTGTATAGGTATTTATTTAAACGACAATGTCCTGTCACAATTTCGGtaaccgttttgatctctcgtttattgagttTCGTCAGATTATCCGAGAGGTTTTTATCTATTTTCTTGATTGTTTTCTTAGTCTGGATTTTCCCTTGTGTAGTCCTCTATTTCTTTTGATGGTTCCTTATAAGCCACTTCTAAACCTCGTATTTGTAGCATCTTCAGTGATGCCACATAATAGTTCTGGTTCTACAAAGGTTCCTTTTGAGCCTGGTTTTGCCAAAAAATTTGCCCGTTCATTCCCGTACACCTTTTCTTGACGCGGCActcatattaaagacactttattatCTTTTGTTAGGTTGTTAAGGAGATCTTCGCAATTCCttaccagttttgatttggtgagtggCCTCTTTGATTGGGCCTCTTGTGGACTCTGATGATTTTATAAATGCAGGCCACCAACGCAAAAACGTCAGCCTGTAAAGAGTTGTATAAGAACCTAgactgtaagatttattataattacatgCTCACCCAAAAACTTCTGAACCAGTAACATGGCAGAGCCAACGCTGAACTATGTCGTCTCAATTAATATGTGAGTCTTTTTGTTCTCTAAATGGTaaaattgtgttaatcttctcagtgacgATTAGTTCGGCTGTCATTATATCTGAGATCATCATAAATATGGATTCCTCAAGTACAGTCCCAGTAGTATTTGTGTGGCTATTCAGTACATAATTCGGCCtccaaatattcttcttcttcttaaagtaccCTCTCCTCAATTGAGGTTGGCTAccacaattgcaaactcttctctgtcttcagctggtCTTATTACCTGGACAAAATTTAGCCCTGTTCATTGTTAGATATTTattagccacgatagtcttttccttcctagtcctctccttcattcgatctttcctttcactattagttaAGGATATTtctacttattatttctcagtatgtggcctaggtatgatgtttttctaactttcactgtgttgaaaagttcttgtTGCTTACCTATTCTATgtagcacttcttcgtttgagttGTGCAATGGcaatgaaattttgaggattctccgaTAAATCCACATTTGAAAGGTCTACAATTTATTTACGATTGATGTTTTAAGAGTCCACGTCTCAACTGCATAGAAAATAGTTGACCAAACGTAGCATTTTGATAATCGTAGTCGAATTTCCAGTTTTAACCCCTTCGGTAcggtgatgcacccgtgtgcatcatgcTTGACTGTCCGCTCAATACGATGATGCACAAGGGTGCATCATGAGTTTTCGTTCGCCTATACGGCGGGCCACCATCTCAATCatatttcaggtatttttgtTCCGTCTGAATTACCTTATTCAAATCTAAAAGTGGGGAAACCACGTCCAAAAGTGGTTGACATCCAGAAGgagattcatcatcatcatcattggctcgacagccctttctgggtcttggcctgttccaggattcttctccactctgatctgtttcgtgcttttttctccagttttttatttttaaggtttttatatcattttctatttgttctaaatatctcagcttcggtcttcctcttgttcttttttttACTGGCATctatttgaatattttgtttggtatttcgccttcttccattctttctacatgtaccatccaacgcagccgtcctattttaatgaatgttatgatatccggatcctggtatatttcgtatagttcaaa
This genomic window from Diabrotica virgifera virgifera chromosome 1, PGI_DIABVI_V3a contains:
- the LOC114327989 gene encoding chaoptin-like, with amino-acid sequence MDTSKHIYNKTGLNLVEDDLRVRNLKTKAKDKKNNQISSLDGEWSHMKNTVATLFLGENDVTEIPTDSLDHTSENLHGLRQFKSLIWLNLDGNRILKIHTHSLPPALQTFSVSHNLIESFPIDLVGTLPQLQWLYLRGNHIKILPEHTFFRRLWMEKIDLGENFLKSLPKTPFNNTICIRDLNLASNDFRTLTAESFSGLETRRIILSYNLLENLDLRAFSGLEDTLEYLDFDHNNLQQIPKAVSELRTLKYLYLSSNLLIDIPENAFENFCPTLKALSLSGNRLTKVPWKSLQNCSKISHFNVAFNEIDDISENDFSWGTSIKSLNMGNNHLTGLHGNIFKYLENLKELSLSFNPLRYIDREAFSNLKQLESLELSFSLNPDIDIEGIFVPLERLHWLSIDNNNLHTVPENLLTSLRQLKYINLESNKLHFIPKGFFKNNVELQDIRLSNNELRTIETETFYHLSNLQSISLASNKIKHIQRESFAHLPNLSKIILSDNYLIHVSHDSFSNLPAISKIDLQNNFLKEISFKFITNITYPISVNLTKNRITFCTSDSRILNIETLDMSFNNLENIPKCLEHTASLKKLILQSNVINSLDHNAFMHLTSLEQLHLKSNNILLVSKKAFFGLQNLQILDLSKNFISQLHTNQFVNMPKLRILNLRENRLSYLPRDIFSNTLLEMLDLGLNSFTVVPTTSISDVGMTLRHLSMRSNNIEHIDITTFPDIPSLQYLDLSNNKLTILPDNVFTSLGLLQYLDLSFNPLRSNFKELFHYAQNLKRLDLSNTWIMHTPYFPLPNLVYLNLSHNLIEIINKNSVQQLLKLKSLDISFNNLEEVPSHLWSYLPNLKILNLSNNPIKELVVDSFVGLQNLQELTLLNLKHIKKFEGHSISQLRVLNKLTIESWPRLDHFADQFCTLLSNFDQLRILKIYFYENKLDDQLLCITNRKIRELDISGKNLKFVDKDAFARFVRNPDLLLKIHNTLIEDLPSGLFANMYKISYLKIDLRYNMLSHLSPDIFYGNVSGWRTVGTTVVAGGLVLSNNPFRCGCHLAWLGHWFRRWIRESVQAHDVPPETAIKMHQLVKEATCIDSTSGKVVPIVHLPPEDMSCHASALSKATKINKTSFVLVLFVVQFEILR